One genomic window of Luteitalea pratensis includes the following:
- a CDS encoding MOSC domain-containing protein produces the protein MDELRASVGTIRQAPSDNGTVALVVRRPDKNQREVLDEGHFDQAEGLAGDTWRLRQSSFTPDGAPHPDTQLTVMGVRAIGAISPDETRWPLAGDQLFVDLDLTYANLPPGTRLQIGEAVLEVTEQLHTGCGKFVERFGLDAMKWVNSPEGRELNLRGIYAKVVTPGRIRPGDTITKVAALVP, from the coding sequence ATGGACGAGCTTCGCGCTTCCGTCGGCACCATCCGGCAGGCACCATCCGACAACGGCACCGTGGCACTCGTCGTGCGTCGACCGGACAAGAACCAGCGTGAAGTCCTTGACGAAGGGCACTTCGACCAGGCCGAGGGCCTCGCCGGCGACACGTGGCGGCTCCGGCAGTCGAGCTTCACACCCGACGGGGCACCCCATCCCGACACGCAGCTCACGGTGATGGGGGTGCGCGCCATCGGCGCGATCAGCCCGGACGAGACCCGCTGGCCGCTGGCCGGTGACCAGTTGTTCGTGGATCTCGACCTCACCTACGCCAACCTGCCGCCGGGCACACGACTGCAGATTGGCGAAGCGGTGCTGGAGGTGACCGAGCAGCTGCACACTGGTTGCGGCAAGTTCGTCGAGCGCTTCGGGCTCGACGCGATGAAATGGGTGAACTCGCCGGAAGGCCGCGAGCTGAACCTGCGCGGCATCTACGCGAAGGTCGTCACACCCGGCCGCATACGCCCCGGGGACACGATCACCAAGGTCGCGGCGCTTGTGCCTTGA
- a CDS encoding DUF6933 domain-containing protein gives MYTLRFTRRLLADVAPGRVDDTAEAPPTTALGDWYVAPVLAKRRALLLCTSETSLLSVVLPAEHLGDLPEHLAVALVGVLHRLDVPRKAVAREIDGMTSGDVGAARDRSTLGSMRGLATRACAFLAASRGDLDVAALYAHLGEYRSRAAGPQTAAARAVALLTARPGTAGRASSTGGGRR, from the coding sequence ATGTACACGCTGCGGTTCACCCGCCGACTCCTCGCGGACGTGGCACCGGGGCGCGTCGACGACACGGCCGAGGCGCCGCCGACGACGGCGCTCGGCGACTGGTACGTTGCGCCTGTGCTTGCGAAGCGGCGGGCGCTGCTTCTGTGCACGAGCGAGACGAGCCTGTTGTCGGTGGTGCTGCCGGCCGAGCACCTGGGGGACCTGCCCGAACACCTCGCCGTGGCCCTCGTGGGTGTGCTGCATCGGCTCGACGTGCCCCGGAAGGCAGTGGCGCGCGAAATCGACGGGATGACCAGTGGCGACGTCGGCGCGGCGCGCGACCGGTCGACCCTGGGATCGATGCGTGGCCTCGCCACCCGTGCGTGCGCCTTCCTGGCCGCGTCGCGGGGCGACCTCGACGTGGCCGCACTGTACGCCCATCTCGGCGAGTACCGAAGTCGCGCCGCGGGTCCGCAAACGGCGGCCGCTCGCGCCGTGGCCTTGCTGACTGCGCGACCGGGAACGGCCGGGCGCGCGTCGTCGACAGGAGGCGGTCGGCGATGA
- a CDS encoding VOC family protein: MTQDQKSTTTLGLATVIYQVPDIGAAKAWYARAFGQAPYFDQPFYVGFEIGGYELGLHPDVSEGQPGPGGSVAYWRVARIDAALEHFLASGATLVSGAQDVGEGIKVARVADPFGNVIGLIENPHFAVGR; encoded by the coding sequence ATGACCCAGGATCAGAAGTCCACCACCACGCTCGGCCTCGCCACCGTCATCTACCAGGTGCCCGACATCGGCGCCGCCAAGGCCTGGTACGCGCGCGCCTTCGGGCAGGCGCCGTACTTCGATCAGCCGTTCTACGTCGGGTTCGAGATTGGCGGCTATGAACTCGGGTTGCATCCCGACGTGAGCGAGGGACAGCCCGGGCCGGGGGGCAGCGTCGCCTACTGGCGCGTCGCCCGCATCGACGCGGCGCTCGAGCATTTCCTCGCAAGCGGCGCGACGCTGGTGTCGGGCGCGCAGGACGTGGGCGAGGGCATCAAGGTCGCACGCGTGGCCGACCCGTTCGGCAACGTGATCGGCCTCATCGAAAACCCCCACTTCGCCGTCGGACGCTAG